One region of Salvelinus sp. IW2-2015 linkage group LG1, ASM291031v2, whole genome shotgun sequence genomic DNA includes:
- the LOC111964630 gene encoding proline-rich protein 36: MVHVCRCGNFPFLPLLKPFPLFFSLSSIIVSVLPILQSGSQLSVNMNTLLISQGSEPASLETKSPAAPASPVVVTRDPTGPGDLQLEPPSDTSHSCNPVPLELHIDEDACSGPPSSTPLSAASASSVLLASSQSLQYTQIHTQLEGVTDPSVRTTLTSHMESLTVVSNTTSHTLPKTPYPSVAPVVKYNSPAVYTKTTKMPSPVTFAKTPSLVPFAKTLSPMTLVKTPSPITVAKTLGPVMVAKSPSPVPIPKSLSPLPVAKSPRPVLVAKSPIPVSVAKSPTSKTITLPQSASIDPFSPLKEKHPETPAAQLAEPPTACPDLGITWPCREPLLKDTLDRLLSFDFSLPEREVEHAKETHQDKEELYAMAGDKERTWEDKESINPRHSTSLDGRERTMTPLNKASWMDDCLTPSTCPGTPETTLDLPLNQPSAVERLSTSGQLKSVIRRTKETPNVHPMYRDGHVLRRKLGPVIFTKSSSQDCLIAELQGKLGIERAVERRRKKQSDDWLTEGVIVMNNPQRMREARASPVVDKIVIPPDSPVLREKSSPSAVPPAPKKQTPVKQTLRPCLLPHPPRPLPGYHPSPAMHPSPPVDNQRAHPYPADGRLPREPTPPSREPAPPKKPSPPPKSVTPPPPPKVFVSVGCQTEYDPIFPPMEAWNTQSTLFVYPSVFSISPVLSLA, encoded by the exons TCCTCCAGTCTGGTTCTCAGTTGTCTGTCAATATGAATACCCTCCTGATCAGTCAAGGATCAGAACCCGCCTCCTTGGAGACTAAGTCACCTGCAGCCCCTGCTTCCCCAGTAGTTGTAACCAGAGACCCAACTGGGCCTGGTGATCTGCAGCTGGAGCCCCCCAGTGACACGTCCCACTCCTGTAACCCTGTTCCTTTAGAACTCCACATAGATGAAGATGCCTGCTCtggccctccctcctccacccccctctcagCTGCTTCAGCCTCCTCCGTTTTGTTGGCCTCGTCCCAGAGCCTCCAGTACACCCAGATTCACACACAGCTGGAAGGAGTTACTGATCCCAGCGTGAGAACTACACTGACCTCCCACATGGAGTCCCTCACTGTGGTCTCTAACACCACAAGCCACACTTTGCCAAAGACCCCCTATCCTTCTGTTGCCCCCGTTGTAAAGTACAACAGTCCTGCAGTGTATACAAAGACCACCAAGATGCCTAGTCCAGTAACTTTTGCCAAGACCCCTAGTCTGGTACCTTTTGCCAAGACCCTTAGTCCCATGACTCTTGTCAAGACCCCTAGTCCTATAACTGTTGCCAAGACTCTTGGTCCAGTTATGGTTGCTAAGAGCCCCAGTCCTGTTCCGATTCCTAAAAGCCTCAGTCCTCTTCCAGTTGCCAAGAGCCCCCGTCCAGTTCTGGTTGCTAAGAGCCCCATTCCTGTTAGTGTTGCTAAGAGTCCCACTTCTAAAACGATCACCCTTCCTCAGTCAGCTTCCATTGATCCATTTTCCCCACTGAAGGAGAAGCATCCAGAAACACCTGCTGCTCAGCTAGCAGAGCCCCCTACTGCATGTCCTGACTTGGGGATAACATGGCCATGTCGGGAGCCCTTGCTGAAGGACACCCTTGACAGATTGCTGTCCTTCGACTTTTCCCTgccagagagagaagtggagcatGCCAAGGAGACTCATCAGGACAAAGAGGAGCTTTATGCCATGgcaggagacaaggaaaggactTGGGAGGACAAGGAAAGTATTAACCCAAGGCACAGCACGTCCCTGGACGGGCGCGAGAGGACAATGACCCCCCTTAACAAGGCCAGCTGGATGGACGACTGTTTGACCCCCTCGACGTGCCCAGGGACCCCCGAGACCACCCTGGACCTGCCCCTGAACCAGCCTTCGGCCGTGGAGAGGCTGTCCACCTCGGGCCAA CTCAAGTCGGTTATCCGCCGCACCAAAGAGACGCCCAACGTGCACCCCATGTACCGAGACGGGCATGTGTTAAGGCGTAAACTGGGTCCTGTCATCTTCACCAAGAGCAGTTCCCAGGACTGTCTCATCGCAGAGCTGCAGGGCAAGCTGGGAATCGAACGCGCCGTTGAGCGCCGACGCAAGAAGCAGTCAGACGACTGGCTCACTGAGGGGGTCATCGTCATGAACAACCCGCAGCGCATGCGGGAAGCCAGGGCCTCGCCGGTGGTGGACAAG ATCGTCATCCCTCCTGACTCGCCTGTCCTCAGAGAAAAGTCATCCCCCTCCGCAGTCCCCCCGGCGCCCAAAAAGCAAACCCCTGTCAAGCAGACCCTCCGCCCCtgcctcctcccccacccccctcgcCCCCTCCCAGGGTACCACCCCTCCCCCGCCATGCACCCTTCCCCCCCCGTGGACAATCAGAGAGCCCACCCCTACCCTGCAGATGGCCGACTTCCCAGAGAGCCCACCCCTCCATCCAGGGAACCTGCCCCGCCCAAAAAACCCAGCCCCCCGCCCAAGTCTGTCACCCCGCCCCCTCCGCCCAAGGTCTTTGTGTCTGTTGGCTGCCAGACTGAGTACGATCCCATCTTCCCACCAATGGAGGCATGGAACACTCAATCCACCCTGTTCGTTTATCCTTCTGTTTTCTCTATTTCTCCCGTTCTCTCTTTGGCCTAA